In Mobula hypostoma chromosome 24, sMobHyp1.1, whole genome shotgun sequence, a genomic segment contains:
- the lsm7 gene encoding U6 snRNA-associated Sm-like protein LSm7 — translation MADKEKKKKESILDLSKYIDKTIRVKFQGGREASGILKGFDPLLNLVLDGTIEYVRDPDDQYKLTEDTRQLGLVVCRGTSVVLICPQDGMEAIPNPFIQQQDG, via the exons gataaggagaagaagaagaaggagagtaTTCTCGACCTTTCCAAGTACATAGACAAAACAATCCGTGTGAAATTTCAAGGAGGGCGAGAAG CCAGTGGGATTTTGAAAGGGTTTGATCCACTCCTTAATCTTGTATTGGATGGAACTATAGAATATGTGAGAG ATCCTGATGACCAGTACAAATTGACTGAAGACACACGCCAACTTGGCTTGGTTGTGTGCAGAGGGACTTCAGTCGTTCTAATCTGCCCGCAAGATGGTATGGAGGCCATTCCGAACCCTTTCATACAACAGCAGGATGGTTAG
- the LOC134337232 gene encoding CDC42 small effector protein 2-like, with product MSEFWLCFNCCIAEQPRPKRRRRIDRSMIGEPTNFVHTSHMGSGDMLGNQINSLNDVYGLMKSKGGYGDTMPISIQTLHLIDSTAA from the exons ATGAGTGAATTCTGGTTATGTTTCAACTGCTGCATTGCAGAACAACCAAGGCCC AAAAGGCGGCGGCGAATAGATAGAAGCATGATTGGAGAGCCAACAAATTTTGTTCATACATCGCACATGGGGTCTGGAGATATGTTAGGGAATCAAATTAACTCT TTAAATGATGTATATGGCTTAATGAAATCTAAGGGTGGCTATGGGGACACCATGCCAATTAGTATTCAGACTCTGCATCTCATCGATTCAACAGCAGCATAG